From a single Anaerolineales bacterium genomic region:
- a CDS encoding extracellular solute-binding protein has protein sequence MQHVSKKMFGVLFVLALLVSACGGGTAVPLGNVPATEAGVPVENEAGVSGDLVIYSGRSESLIQPVLDAFQAKYPNVKILLKSGSNSELANALIEEQANPQADVFVTTEIFTIQSLYQQGLFASYRPVGADLLPAEFIGPDDSWVGLTRRARVIMYNTELVSADEAPQSIFDLTDPKWQGQIAAAGSTNGGMQAQIAAMRQLLGDVDTQEWLVGLMANDVTFFGGHTDVRKAVGAGEFKLGLVNHYYYYLQLAEGSPVGIIFPDQGEGQIGLISNATSAAIVKGGKNVTAAQAFLDFLISEEGQKLFAEGNYEYPMLPGVALREGVEPLENFRLADVNVAEAALDLNGTLDLMEAIGLP, from the coding sequence ATGCAACACGTTAGTAAGAAGATGTTTGGTGTATTGTTCGTTTTGGCGTTGTTGGTCAGCGCGTGCGGCGGCGGGACAGCCGTCCCTTTGGGAAATGTTCCTGCAACAGAAGCAGGCGTGCCCGTAGAAAATGAGGCGGGCGTTTCGGGCGATCTGGTCATTTATTCGGGACGTTCCGAGTCGCTCATCCAGCCGGTGTTGGATGCATTTCAGGCGAAGTATCCGAATGTGAAGATTTTGCTCAAATCCGGCAGTAACAGCGAGTTGGCGAATGCGCTCATCGAGGAGCAAGCCAACCCGCAAGCAGATGTGTTCGTGACGACCGAAATTTTCACCATCCAAAGTTTATACCAGCAGGGATTGTTCGCTTCGTACCGACCCGTGGGCGCAGACCTGCTTCCTGCGGAATTTATCGGACCCGATGATAGCTGGGTGGGATTGACCCGCCGCGCACGCGTTATCATGTACAATACGGAACTTGTCAGCGCGGACGAAGCGCCTCAATCGATCTTTGACCTGACCGACCCCAAGTGGCAGGGACAGATCGCTGCGGCTGGCTCGACCAACGGCGGCATGCAGGCTCAGATCGCCGCTATGCGCCAACTGCTCGGTGACGTGGATACGCAGGAATGGCTGGTCGGGTTGATGGCAAATGATGTGACCTTCTTCGGCGGGCACACGGACGTGCGCAAAGCCGTCGGCGCGGGCGAGTTCAAACTTGGTCTGGTCAATCACTATTATTATTACCTGCAACTCGCGGAAGGCAGCCCGGTTGGGATCATCTTCCCCGATCAGGGTGAAGGACAGATCGGTTTGATCAGTAATGCCACCTCCGCCGCCATCGTCAAAGGCGGAAAGAACGTCACCGCCGCGCAAGCCTTCCTTGACTTCCTAATCTCGGAGGAAGGGCAGAAACTGTTCGCGGAAGGGAATTACGAATACCCGATGCTGCCCGGAGTTGCCCTGCGCGAAGGCGTGGAACCGCTGGAGAACTTCCGCCTCGCAGATGTGAACGTGGCAGAAGCCGCGCTCGACCTGAACGGCACGCTGGATCTGATGGAAGCGATCGGTTTGCCGTAG
- a CDS encoding metal-dependent transcriptional regulator: MNASPAMQRYAAEIYRLQQDHQQVPLSLLSSHVESSAQATASMVKRLQKLGYLSHEPYRGVLLTSEGERIAMPSLRRHRLTEVFLVKVMKYDWATAHQLADTFEKGVNDEIEDRMDELAGHPTRCPHGEPIPSKDGVMPRVVDMPLIDVPSESDCVISRVRTHDLEKLNYIGELGLTPGTPFHLFSCAPFKGPLRLKLEKHDHLIGFELASSIWVEVTKKGAGNKLPPKK; this comes from the coding sequence ATGAATGCAAGTCCCGCCATGCAGCGTTATGCTGCTGAAATCTATCGCTTACAACAAGACCATCAACAAGTCCCGCTTTCACTTTTAAGTTCGCACGTCGAGTCATCGGCACAGGCGACCGCCAGCATGGTCAAGCGTTTGCAGAAACTCGGTTATCTGTCACACGAACCTTATCGCGGAGTCCTGCTCACCTCCGAAGGCGAGCGGATCGCCATGCCCTCCCTGCGCCGCCACCGTTTAACGGAAGTCTTCCTCGTAAAAGTGATGAAATACGATTGGGCGACCGCCCACCAACTTGCCGATACCTTCGAAAAGGGCGTCAATGACGAGATCGAAGACCGCATGGACGAGTTGGCAGGGCATCCTACGCGCTGTCCGCACGGCGAACCTATTCCCTCCAAAGACGGCGTGATGCCTCGCGTGGTGGATATGCCGCTCATTGACGTCCCCTCTGAATCCGATTGCGTCATCAGCCGCGTCCGCACACACGACTTGGAAAAGTTGAATTACATCGGCGAACTTGGGTTGACACCAGGCACGCCGTTTCATTTGTTCAGTTGCGCGCCGTTCAAAGGTCCGCTGCGATTGAAACTGGAAAAGCACGACCATCTCATCGGCTTTGAACTTGCCAGTTCGATTTGGGTGGAAGTGACAAAAAAAGGCGCGGGCAACAAACTTCCCCCGAAGAAATAA
- a CDS encoding bifunctional phosphoglucose/phosphomannose isomerase: MNLDDLDYFKKLDAQNMLGEIDRLPDQLQAAWDLSKTQSLPELGDIRSVVICGLGGSAIGADLVSAYVASSISLPVTVHRDYGLPAFAKGKQTLVICSSHSGNTEETLDSFETAVKSDCSIVAISTGGELAKRADEKKVPVWRFSHNGQPRAAVGFSFGLLLGLFVRLNFIADPSADLAEAVAAMKKSQEHLRAEVPAANNPAKRYAGQLIGRWVTVMGSGMLAPVARRWKGQINEIAKAGANFEFIPEANHNTLAGTLNPQQVLNAHTMTMFLRAPSDHPRNRLRSDLTRQTFMLEGMNTDFVDARGESALAHMWTLILFGDYMSYYLAMAYGVDPTPVDALIGFKEAMARS, translated from the coding sequence ATGAATCTGGACGACCTTGACTATTTCAAAAAACTTGATGCACAAAACATGCTCGGCGAAATTGACAGGCTTCCCGATCAATTGCAAGCCGCGTGGGATCTCTCGAAGACTCAGTCGCTGCCCGAATTGGGGGACATCCGCTCCGTCGTCATCTGCGGATTGGGCGGTTCGGCGATCGGTGCGGACCTCGTGTCTGCGTATGTCGCTTCGAGCATTTCCCTCCCCGTGACCGTTCACCGCGATTACGGTCTGCCCGCGTTCGCGAAGGGAAAGCAAACGCTCGTCATCTGTTCGTCCCATTCGGGCAATACCGAAGAGACGTTGGACTCGTTCGAGACAGCGGTGAAGAGCGATTGTTCCATTGTTGCCATTTCAACGGGCGGGGAACTGGCAAAACGCGCAGACGAGAAAAAGGTTCCGGTCTGGCGATTCAGCCACAACGGTCAGCCGCGAGCCGCGGTGGGATTCTCGTTCGGGTTATTGCTCGGCTTGTTCGTCCGTCTGAATTTCATCGCTGACCCATCCGCCGATTTGGCTGAAGCCGTCGCCGCGATGAAGAAATCACAGGAACATTTGCGCGCGGAAGTGCCTGCCGCAAATAATCCCGCCAAGCGTTATGCCGGGCAGTTGATCGGGCGCTGGGTGACCGTGATGGGCTCGGGTATGCTTGCCCCCGTTGCGCGCCGCTGGAAGGGACAGATCAACGAGATCGCGAAGGCGGGCGCGAATTTCGAGTTCATCCCCGAGGCGAATCACAACACGCTGGCAGGGACGCTCAACCCGCAGCAGGTGTTGAACGCGCATACGATGACGATGTTCCTGCGCGCGCCGTCCGATCATCCGCGCAACCGTCTGCGCTCCGACCTGACGCGCCAGACCTTCATGCTCGAGGGCATGAACACCGATTTTGTGGATGCGCGCGGCGAATCCGCGCTGGCGCACATGTGGACGTTGATCCTGTTCGGCGATTACATGTCTTATTATCTGGCAATGGCGTACGGCGTGGACCCCACTCCCGTGGATGCGCTGATCGGTTTCAAGGAGGCGATGGCGCGGAGTTGA
- the rsmI gene encoding 16S rRNA (cytidine(1402)-2'-O)-methyltransferase — translation MGRLYLVATPIGNLEDMSPRAVRVLRESILVAAEDTRHTGKLLKHFDIQTPLTSYFEHNKLNKLDFILEKLSEGDVALVSDAGTPAINDPGYELVRAALASGFDVQPVPGPSAPIAALTASGLPTDAFLYLGYLPHKSSERYKTVGQVSDLPYTLIFLESPHRLLDSLSDLLAVLGDRRICIAREMTKMYEEFWRGDVSGAIGHFKAKEPRGEFTLVIEGKKKEERGKWTEEELLEAIRKGLSEKMSAKELSAQLAERSGWNKKDVYALVNQIK, via the coding sequence ATGGGAAGGCTGTATCTTGTCGCCACACCGATCGGAAATCTTGAAGACATGAGTCCGCGCGCGGTGCGGGTCTTGCGCGAATCAATTCTCGTTGCCGCCGAGGACACTCGTCACACCGGAAAACTTCTCAAGCACTTCGACATCCAAACTCCCCTCACCAGTTATTTTGAACATAACAAACTCAACAAACTTGATTTCATCCTCGAAAAACTTTCGGAAGGGGATGTGGCGCTTGTCTCAGATGCAGGGACTCCCGCGATCAATGACCCCGGCTACGAACTGGTCCGCGCCGCCCTCGCCTCCGGCTTCGACGTTCAACCTGTTCCCGGTCCATCAGCTCCCATCGCCGCCCTGACCGCCTCCGGTCTCCCCACGGATGCATTTCTTTATCTCGGTTATCTCCCGCATAAATCCAGTGAACGCTATAAAACCGTAGGGCAGGTTTCCGACCTGCCCTATACCTTGATTTTTCTCGAATCCCCCCACCGCCTGCTTGACTCGCTTTCCGATCTTCTCGCCGTCCTCGGTGACCGCCGCATCTGCATCGCCCGCGAGATGACGAAAATGTACGAAGAATTCTGGCGCGGAGATGTGAGTGGCGCAATCGGACATTTCAAGGCAAAGGAGCCGAGGGGCGAGTTTACGCTGGTCATTGAAGGAAAGAAGAAAGAAGAAAGAGGAAAGTGGACGGAGGAAGAGTTGCTGGAAGCGATTCGAAAAGGCTTGAGTGAGAAAATGTCCGCGAAGGAGCTATCCGCTCAACTGGCGGAGCGAAGCGGATGGAATAAAAAGGACGTGTACGCGCTGGTCAATCAAATCAAATAG
- a CDS encoding serine/threonine-protein kinase, with protein sequence MTIPEEIGRYIIRSELGRGGMATVYRAFDPRFDREVAIKVLPREMLHDPQFRSRFEREIKLVAALEHASIVPVYDVGEENGQPYFVMRYMNGGSLSDLIQKGGFSIQDTARIVEKIAQGLAYAHRKGIIHRDLKPDNILFDDNGEPFISDFGVAKLSEASGSLTGSGVIGTPAYMSPEQAQGTEVDSRSDVYGLGVIVYQMLSGQQPYSADTPMGVVVKHITEPVPEILKVDPDLPPEVDDIIKTAMAKDKSKRYATTIDLAKALNLLAFGNEGNLTFSTNSGVKTRLGTSPMSMSRSRMGLVVGGVVLVLAVVGFFLLRNQLLAPDQPSVVTDVPAEAPTLVTVPTEVLEDEPVSGSFAPFCAEDVNFELPFARETQNVCIQRRPYSSISVTSGSTVTALHPDGSCRRERAGDERDTYSCTGAAFLLMEVQVCNPPALSENELNQCSSDATFNSENQCCVAVPRDEAGCVTLEIQLKGCQ encoded by the coding sequence ATGACAATTCCAGAGGAGATCGGGCGTTACATCATCAGGTCAGAGCTGGGACGCGGCGGTATGGCGACGGTCTATCGCGCCTTCGATCCGCGTTTTGATCGCGAAGTGGCGATCAAAGTACTGCCGCGCGAGATGCTGCATGATCCGCAGTTCCGCTCGCGCTTCGAACGTGAGATCAAGCTGGTTGCCGCACTGGAACATGCCTCCATCGTTCCAGTCTATGACGTGGGGGAGGAGAATGGTCAACCTTATTTTGTAATGCGCTACATGAACGGCGGCTCGCTCTCCGACCTGATCCAAAAGGGTGGTTTTTCCATTCAGGATACCGCCCGCATCGTGGAGAAGATCGCGCAGGGACTTGCCTACGCCCACCGCAAGGGCATCATCCACCGCGACCTCAAACCTGATAACATTCTTTTCGATGACAACGGCGAGCCGTTCATCTCTGATTTTGGCGTTGCCAAATTGAGTGAGGCAAGCGGCAGCCTGACGGGCAGCGGCGTCATCGGAACGCCCGCTTATATGAGTCCCGAACAGGCGCAGGGCACCGAAGTGGACAGCCGCAGTGACGTGTATGGGCTCGGCGTGATCGTCTATCAGATGTTGAGCGGTCAACAACCCTACAGCGCGGATACGCCGATGGGCGTGGTTGTCAAACACATCACCGAGCCGGTTCCGGAGATCCTGAAGGTCGATCCCGACCTGCCGCCCGAAGTGGATGACATCATCAAGACTGCGATGGCGAAGGACAAGTCCAAGCGTTATGCCACCACCATTGACCTTGCCAAGGCGCTCAACCTGCTGGCATTCGGCAACGAAGGCAACCTGACCTTCAGCACGAACAGCGGGGTCAAGACCCGCCTCGGGACTTCGCCCATGTCAATGTCCAGAAGCAGGATGGGGCTTGTGGTCGGAGGCGTGGTGCTGGTGCTGGCTGTCGTCGGTTTTTTCCTCCTGCGGAATCAATTGCTGGCGCCCGATCAGCCGTCAGTTGTCACTGATGTTCCCGCCGAAGCGCCGACCTTGGTCACGGTGCCGACCGAAGTTCTGGAAGACGAACCTGTTTCCGGGTCGTTCGCGCCGTTCTGCGCGGAAGATGTTAACTTCGAGCTTCCATTTGCGCGCGAGACACAAAATGTCTGCATTCAGCGCAGACCATACTCCAGCATTTCTGTGACGTCCGGCTCCACCGTGACCGCCCTCCACCCGGACGGGTCATGCCGGCGGGAGCGGGCTGGCGACGAAAGGGATACGTATTCCTGCACGGGCGCAGCGTTCCTTCTGATGGAAGTGCAGGTTTGCAATCCGCCCGCTCTTTCCGAGAACGAACTCAACCAGTGCTCGTCGGATGCGACCTTCAATTCCGAGAATCAATGCTGTGTGGCAGTGCCGCGGGATGAAGCAGGCTGCGTCACTTTGGAGATTCAACTTAAAGGTTGTCAGTAA
- a CDS encoding helix-turn-helix domain-containing protein, protein MTDEWLSLSDAAQVLGVHPSTVRLWSDKGVLPVHKTQGGHRRYRRSEISLWAESSQRSREIEPENMMQEVIRNVRLQISEGSLEAESWYRKLDGEARAQYRLGARSLFHGLMNYVSASDDEAATEAYAIGYEYASRARRYNLSYVDAAKAFLFFRDTLIESVIKVYGEAKVPVAQASQMYAKIHTFTDAILISLLQTFESLENVRR, encoded by the coding sequence ATGACCGATGAATGGCTTTCCCTCAGTGATGCGGCGCAGGTGCTGGGCGTACATCCCAGCACGGTGCGGCTTTGGTCGGATAAGGGCGTGTTGCCTGTCCACAAAACGCAGGGCGGACATCGCCGCTACCGGCGGAGTGAAATTTCCCTGTGGGCGGAATCAAGCCAAAGGTCCCGCGAGATCGAACCGGAGAATATGATGCAGGAGGTCATTCGCAATGTCCGCTTGCAGATCTCGGAAGGCAGCCTCGAGGCGGAATCCTGGTATCGAAAATTGGATGGGGAGGCTCGGGCGCAATACCGCCTGGGAGCGCGCTCCCTCTTCCACGGGTTGATGAATTACGTCAGCGCCAGCGACGACGAAGCCGCCACTGAAGCCTACGCCATCGGGTATGAATATGCCTCGCGCGCGCGGCGCTACAACCTCAGCTATGTGGATGCGGCGAAGGCGTTCCTGTTCTTCCGCGATACGCTGATCGAATCCGTGATCAAGGTGTACGGCGAGGCGAAGGTGCCGGTCGCGCAGGCTTCGCAAATGTATGCGAAGATCCATACGTTTACAGATGCCATTCTCATCAGTCTTCTGCAAACATTCGAATCACTGGAAAACGTCAGGCGCTGA
- a CDS encoding BCD family MFS transporter, producing the protein MLIKRLQLALIHTAVAMTLVPINSTLNRVMIFDLEFSKTLFTLLAIFPYLLSPIQVAIGSFSDRHPILGYRRSPYILAGLVLCVIGVAVAPQVAILITENFTLGILAGILAFGAWGMGYNLSAVCYLSLASELSGENGRGKTIATMFTVMVIGMIATGLTLSRLVTTFDLVALERAFLIVAASALTLGLIGLFKLEPRSDSSVPAARADTYTVKQMTSAITENPVAKIFFVYLLLLLAAILGQDVLLEPFGAQAFGMTLEQTSRIVSISSTFTLVAFIVAGFLDGRVKKKYVAQTGNLGALLGFVIIVISGLTASLTMFYVGITLLGFGTGISTIANLSLMFDLTVPEKVGLYIGAWGFSNGLSRLVGLLMAGVVADLATQVTGNSMTGYLIVFGLEALMLLIAAIMLYRIDVNAFQKKAHEPSFVDKVAVVAD; encoded by the coding sequence ATGCTTATAAAACGCCTTCAACTTGCCCTCATCCACACCGCGGTCGCCATGACCCTCGTGCCGATCAACAGCACGCTCAACCGCGTCATGATCTTCGACCTCGAGTTTTCCAAAACCCTCTTCACGCTTCTTGCGATCTTCCCCTACCTGCTTTCCCCAATTCAGGTTGCCATTGGCTCCTTCTCGGACCGTCATCCCATTTTAGGTTATCGTCGCTCGCCCTACATTCTGGCGGGACTCGTCCTTTGCGTGATCGGTGTTGCGGTCGCGCCGCAGGTCGCCATCCTCATCACGGAGAACTTCACCCTCGGCATCCTCGCCGGCATCCTCGCCTTTGGCGCGTGGGGGATGGGCTACAACCTCTCCGCAGTCTGTTATCTCTCGCTCGCTTCCGAACTCTCCGGCGAAAACGGGCGCGGCAAGACGATCGCTACGATGTTCACGGTCATGGTCATCGGTATGATCGCGACGGGGCTCACGCTCAGCCGCCTCGTGACGACCTTTGACTTGGTGGCGCTCGAACGAGCCTTTCTCATCGTCGCCGCCTCCGCCCTGACCTTGGGCTTGATCGGTCTCTTCAAACTGGAGCCGCGCTCCGACAGCTCCGTCCCTGCCGCCCGCGCGGACACTTACACCGTCAAGCAGATGACCTCCGCCATCACGGAGAATCCTGTTGCGAAGATCTTCTTCGTCTATCTTCTTCTGCTCCTCGCCGCCATCCTCGGTCAGGACGTGTTGCTCGAGCCATTCGGCGCGCAAGCCTTCGGCATGACCCTCGAACAGACCTCGCGCATCGTTTCCATCAGCAGTACATTTACGCTTGTCGCTTTCATTGTGGCGGGCTTCCTCGACGGGCGCGTGAAGAAAAAATACGTTGCCCAAACGGGGAATCTTGGCGCTCTGCTCGGTTTTGTGATCATCGTCATCAGCGGCTTGACTGCCAGCCTGACCATGTTCTATGTCGGCATCACCCTGCTCGGATTTGGCACCGGCATTTCCACCATTGCCAACCTTTCGCTGATGTTCGACCTGACCGTCCCTGAAAAGGTCGGCTTGTATATCGGCGCGTGGGGCTTTTCGAACGGACTCTCGCGGCTTGTTGGCTTGCTCATGGCGGGCGTGGTCGCCGACCTCGCCACGCAGGTCACAGGCAACTCCATGACCGGCTATCTGATCGTCTTCGGGCTTGAAGCGTTGATGCTGTTGATCGCCGCCATCATGCTCTATCGCATTGACGTCAATGCATTTCAGAAGAAGGCGCACGAACCCTCCTTTGTCGATAAAGTGGCAGTGGTAGCGGATTAA
- a CDS encoding response regulator transcription factor: MPIKVLLVDDHKIVRQGVRAYLQTLADIQVVAEADSGSAAITAVEQNQPDVVLMDLEMPGDMDGIAATRQIRKLRPETQVIVVTSHHQDEYIFPAVRAGAISYLLKDIEPDELAAAIRKAAQGEAVLDSRVASRIVQELQGLRKDEVNPFTELSEREFEVLRLIAAGKSNAEIAETLVIGESTVKTHISNILKKLHLDDRTQAAVYAWQQGIVRRGESKK, encoded by the coding sequence ATGCCCATCAAAGTTCTCCTCGTGGACGATCACAAAATAGTACGCCAGGGTGTGCGCGCTTACCTGCAAACGCTCGCCGATATTCAAGTCGTCGCCGAAGCGGATTCAGGTTCCGCCGCCATCACTGCCGTCGAACAAAACCAACCCGATGTAGTCCTCATGGATTTGGAAATGCCGGGCGACATGGACGGCATCGCCGCTACGCGCCAGATCCGCAAACTGCGACCAGAAACCCAGGTGATTGTTGTCACCTCACATCATCAGGACGAATACATCTTCCCTGCTGTGCGCGCGGGTGCGATCTCCTACCTGCTTAAAGACATCGAACCCGACGAACTCGCCGCCGCCATCCGCAAAGCCGCGCAGGGAGAAGCGGTGTTGGACTCGCGCGTTGCCTCGCGCATCGTGCAGGAATTACAGGGACTCCGAAAGGACGAGGTCAATCCCTTCACCGAACTCTCTGAGCGCGAATTCGAAGTCCTGCGCTTGATCGCGGCGGGCAAATCCAATGCCGAGATCGCGGAGACGCTTGTCATTGGCGAAAGCACGGTCAAGACCCACATCAGCAACATTCTCAAGAAATTGCATCTCGACGACCGCACTCAGGCGGCAGTCTATGCATGGCAGCAGGGGATCGTCAGGCGGGGAGAAAGTAAAAAGTGA
- a CDS encoding sensor histidine kinase, translating to MLNFFRRLQWKLTLSYAVVTAGTVIVLTVLMIAILAFFETQNSTRTFDSYYWSKTGFQDNIPYLLDDPQALQIWLERVQRSGFASSDFQGFTVRETLDYANTLVTEDHPIYVLDPDLNLIAAAPPARSSQIGKPFKARETFGFSMESILDAALIGDKNYSAQSIVAPDGTVLVAFPLRKSDDEPVVAIALYHLKPVTFATPTNLELYQTFFLMVLLIMFAVALPVGAVFGWLATRGLRKRLVNLSAASQAWSKGDFSVAPRDKSGDEIGELTRNLNGMAEQLQTLIHTNDELARLEERNRLARDLHDTVKQQTYAGRMQLTAAKNMLEANPKAAAEHIESALLLNRETQQELKLIIDELRPAALQGKGLAQATQEYAARWQEHTGIQVETAISGDRSLPLDVEQALYRVLQEALSNIARHSEADRVGLSLNLTPDQATLIVADNGHGFDMDSISSSSFGLTGMKGRLAEVNGTLNVESTIAVGTTVTAEVQLS from the coding sequence ATGCTCAATTTCTTCCGCCGTTTACAATGGAAGCTCACCCTGTCTTACGCGGTCGTCACCGCAGGGACGGTCATCGTGCTGACTGTGCTGATGATCGCCATTCTCGCCTTCTTTGAGACGCAAAACTCGACGCGTACTTTTGATAGTTACTACTGGTCCAAGACAGGTTTTCAGGACAACATTCCCTACTTGCTGGACGATCCTCAAGCATTACAAATTTGGCTGGAGCGTGTGCAGCGATCGGGTTTTGCCTCGAGCGATTTTCAAGGTTTCACCGTCCGCGAGACGCTGGATTATGCCAACACGCTCGTGACGGAAGACCATCCCATCTACGTGCTCGACCCCGACTTGAACCTCATCGCCGCCGCGCCGCCTGCGCGCTCCAGTCAGATCGGCAAACCGTTCAAAGCGCGTGAAACCTTTGGTTTCAGCATGGAGTCCATTCTGGATGCCGCGCTGATTGGCGACAAGAACTACTCCGCTCAGAGTATTGTTGCACCCGATGGAACAGTGCTCGTCGCGTTCCCGCTCCGCAAGAGCGACGATGAACCCGTTGTTGCCATCGCGCTTTACCACCTCAAGCCTGTCACATTCGCCACGCCGACCAACCTCGAACTTTACCAAACGTTCTTCCTCATGGTACTGCTTATCATGTTCGCGGTCGCATTGCCCGTCGGCGCGGTCTTTGGCTGGCTCGCCACGCGCGGACTGCGCAAACGGCTTGTCAATCTCTCCGCCGCGTCGCAAGCCTGGAGCAAGGGCGATTTCTCGGTCGCGCCGCGCGACAAATCGGGCGACGAGATCGGCGAACTGACCCGCAACCTGAACGGCATGGCGGAGCAGTTGCAGACGCTCATCCATACCAATGACGAACTCGCCCGCCTCGAAGAACGCAACCGCCTCGCCCGCGACCTGCATGACACTGTCAAGCAACAGACCTATGCCGGGCGCATGCAGTTGACTGCCGCGAAGAACATGCTGGAGGCAAATCCCAAAGCCGCCGCCGAGCACATCGAATCCGCGTTGTTGCTCAACCGCGAGACCCAGCAGGAACTCAAACTCATCATTGACGAACTGCGTCCCGCCGCGTTGCAGGGCAAGGGCTTGGCACAAGCCACGCAGGAATATGCTGCACGCTGGCAGGAACATACGGGTATCCAAGTGGAGACTGCTATAAGCGGCGACCGCTCCCTGCCTTTGGATGTGGAGCAGGCGTTGTATCGTGTTTTGCAGGAAGCCCTCTCCAACATCGCCCGCCACAGCGAAGCGGACCGCGTCGGACTCAGCCTCAACCTGACTCCGGATCAAGCGACTCTCATCGTGGCTGACAACGGTCACGGCTTCGACATGGACTCCATCTCATCCTCATCCTTCGGCTTGACAGGCATGAAAGGACGTCTCGCCGAAGTCAACGGCACGCTCAACGTGGAATCGACGATTGCCGTCGGGACGACCGTCACTGCCGAAGTACAATTATCATAA
- a CDS encoding ABC transporter permease produces MFMQLFSIEWTRLTRRALPWFAFAACGAFIWLSLQHYYTQNRTRLFDGSLTMPGASFDLANSLDQLLLIALPFIIFIAAVMLGSDYSQRTNQHWLMRGSRTKSLLAKFLVIALAILCLQFLVLVVGGLTGWYYKTFLFDAYSLANVNWSAAFAAALYMTLATLPYAAFVLLVTVVTRSSFAGIAIGLGYTQFFELLLSGAFYRADWSKWMMRNLHFSVTHLLNSIGNKTVDIPAHRLDPVPALVALTVYTLIFLSLAAWFYRRQDVGG; encoded by the coding sequence ATGTTCATGCAACTTTTCTCCATCGAATGGACGCGCCTTACACGCCGCGCGTTACCGTGGTTCGCGTTTGCCGCCTGCGGCGCGTTCATCTGGCTGAGCCTGCAGCATTATTACACCCAAAACCGCACGCGCCTGTTCGACGGCAGTTTGACCATGCCCGGCGCATCCTTCGACCTTGCCAATTCGCTCGACCAACTGCTGTTGATCGCACTGCCGTTCATCATCTTTATCGCGGCGGTCATGCTGGGCAGCGATTATTCACAGCGCACGAACCAGCATTGGCTGATGCGCGGCTCGCGCACAAAGAGTTTGTTGGCAAAGTTCCTCGTGATCGCGCTGGCGATCCTGTGCCTGCAATTCCTTGTGCTGGTCGTCGGCGGACTTACGGGCTGGTATTACAAAACCTTCCTGTTCGATGCGTATTCGCTTGCCAACGTCAACTGGAGCGCCGCCTTCGCCGCCGCGTTATACATGACGCTTGCCACCCTGCCATATGCGGCGTTCGTGCTCCTCGTCACGGTCGTTACGCGTTCCTCCTTTGCGGGCATCGCCATCGGCTTGGGTTATACTCAATTTTTTGAACTCCTGCTTTCCGGCGCTTTCTACCGCGCGGACTGGTCGAAGTGGATGATGCGCAACCTGCATTTCAGTGTGACGCATCTGCTGAATTCCATCGGAAATAAGACCGTGGACATCCCAGCGCATCGTCTCGACCCCGTGCCTGCCCTGGTTGCCCTGACCGTTTACACGCTGATATTTCTCTCGCTCGCCGCCTGGTTCTATCGCCGCCAAGATGTGGGCGGATAA